A genomic region of Betaproteobacteria bacterium contains the following coding sequences:
- a CDS encoding ethanolamine ammonia-lyase subunit EutB: MAGYSCTVGEHRYRFPDLKTLLAKATPARSGDRLACLAADSEEERVAAQMALADAPLRTFLDEAVVPYESDEVTRLILDSHDVAAFAPVAHLTVGDFRDWLLDYGTDSAKLTALAPGLTPEMTAAASKIMRIQDMVLVARKCRVIARFRDTLGLEGRLSNRLQPNHPTDDPKGIAASILDGLLYGCGDAVIGINPATDNVDQVIRLLVMLDEIIQTYRIPTQSCVLTHVTNAMQAIERRAPVDLVFQSIAGTETTNASFGFNLALLAEANQAARQLGRGTVGGNVMYFETGQGSALSANGHHGVDQQTCEARAYGVARAFSPMLVNSVVGFIGPEYLNGREIVRAGVEDHFCGKLLGLPMGMDVCYTNHADADQDDMDTLLTLLGTAGCNFIMGVPGADDIMLNYQSTSFHDALYLRQVLGLRPAPEFEAWLVKMGIFEDGTRLKQVTAQHPLLGLVKY, translated from the coding sequence ATGGCGGGTTATTCCTGTACGGTCGGTGAACATCGCTATCGTTTTCCGGATCTGAAAACCCTGTTGGCGAAAGCCACGCCCGCGCGCTCGGGCGACCGGCTTGCCTGCCTTGCCGCAGACAGCGAAGAAGAGCGCGTTGCCGCCCAGATGGCACTGGCCGATGCGCCGCTGCGGACTTTCCTCGATGAGGCCGTCGTGCCTTACGAGAGCGACGAAGTCACCCGGCTCATCCTCGATTCGCATGACGTGGCCGCGTTTGCGCCGGTGGCTCATCTGACGGTGGGGGATTTCCGCGACTGGTTGCTCGACTACGGCACCGATTCGGCGAAACTCACTGCGCTGGCACCCGGCCTAACGCCGGAAATGACAGCCGCTGCTTCGAAAATCATGCGCATCCAGGATATGGTGCTGGTGGCGCGCAAGTGCCGCGTCATCGCGCGATTTCGCGATACGCTCGGTCTGGAGGGGCGGTTGTCGAACCGCCTGCAGCCGAATCATCCGACGGACGACCCCAAAGGTATCGCGGCAAGCATTCTCGACGGGCTGCTGTATGGTTGCGGTGACGCCGTGATCGGCATCAATCCCGCCACCGACAATGTCGATCAGGTGATCAGGCTTCTGGTGATGCTCGATGAAATCATCCAGACCTACCGGATTCCGACCCAGTCCTGCGTCCTGACCCACGTAACGAATGCGATGCAGGCAATCGAGCGGCGCGCACCGGTGGACCTGGTGTTCCAATCGATCGCCGGCACCGAAACGACCAATGCCAGCTTCGGATTCAACCTGGCCCTGCTTGCCGAAGCCAATCAGGCGGCGCGCCAACTCGGGCGAGGGACGGTGGGCGGCAACGTGATGTACTTCGAGACGGGGCAGGGCAGCGCACTCTCGGCAAACGGACACCACGGCGTCGATCAGCAGACTTGCGAAGCGCGTGCCTATGGTGTGGCGCGGGCGTTTTCGCCGATGCTGGTGAACAGCGTGGTCGGGTTCATCGGGCCCGAATATCTCAACGGCCGCGAGATCGTCCGCGCGGGCGTGGAAGACCATTTCTGCGGGAAACTGCTCGGCCTGCCGATGGGCATGGACGTGTGCTATACCAATCATGCGGACGCCGACCAGGACGACATGGATACGCTGCTCACGCTGCTCGGCACGGCCGGCTGTAATTTCATCATGGGCGTGCCGGGCGCCGACGACATCATGCTGAACTATCAAAGCACGTCCTTCCACGATGCGCTCTATCTGCGCCAGGTGCTGGGGCTGAGGCCTGCGCCCGAGTTCGAAGCCTGGCTTGTGAAGA